The Bradyrhizobium guangxiense genomic sequence AGGTTCTCGGCTTCGCTGGCGCCGAACATGTAGAAGGTGCGGCCGATCGCTTCGGCCTTGCGCGCGACGACGTGGAACAAGTCCGTGGTTGCGACGCGCTCGGGCAACGGAAACCAGGATTGCAGCTTCGAGGCAGCCACCAGCGGTTGGCCGTCGGCATTGATCAGATCGGCGGCGCGGAACAGGCGCTCGGTCTGCGGCTCGGTCGAGCAGCGCGCCAGCACCTCGCCATTGGCCGAGGTCAGGAACAGCGGACGGCCGATGCGATTGTCGGGATCGGTCGCCTCGATCATGAAATCGGCGGTGGCTTCCAGGTCGAGCGCGGCCATGCGCAGCCCGCCAAGGGTGATCCGCGGCACGTCGGCAGTTGCCGCCCGTCCGTCGAGGTTGACGCGGCGTTCAAGCATATTGTCTGCCTCGCTGGCGCGCTTCGGCTGCAGGGGTGAGCTCGTCAAGCACGACGCCGACGAGCTTGCTCTCGGCGCGGCCGAGCGCGGTCAGGATCTCTTCCAGGCTGTCATTGATGTCGAGGCTGGTCGGCAGCACTGCCACCAGCGCGTCGGTGTCATCGAGCAGCTTGCGGCTGCCGGCTGCGAGCGGCATCGCGGGGCCGTCGAGGATTACGAGGTCATAGCCACCCGCCGCGCGCGCCTGTGCAATCGCCTTGCGGATCGCGTCGGCAGCCTTGCCGGCATCG encodes the following:
- a CDS encoding WecB/TagA/CpsF family glycosyltransferase, whose protein sequence is MLERRVNLDGRAATADVPRITLGGLRMAALDLEATADFMIEATDPDNRIGRPLFLTSANGEVLARCSTEPQTERLFRAADLINADGQPLVAASKLQSWFPLPERVATTDLFHVVARKAEAIGRTFYMFGASEAENLAAVENVQKMYPNLKIVGHSHGYLRGEALRAKVEEINALAPDYLWIALGVPNEQAFVKEFTPHLTNVGVIKTSGGLFNFLSGSRSRAPRWMQQVGLEWVWRTLLEPRRLFWRYLTTNPRALYLLFSRRRTLR